The genomic stretch GGATTCAAGTAGTAGATAAAAATGCTAAAAGTATTTATCGTTCTTGGACAGATAAAAAAGGTGATAATTTATTATTTAGAGAAGATTTAAGAAAAACTCTTAAAAATAAAAAAATTTCAACTTCAATAAGTGTTGCTCTTTTTGGTTTAACATTAAAAGCTAGAACTCCTATATATGATTATAGTCATAATTTTCTTGGTGCATTAGAAATAATAACTCATTTTAATTCGATTACTAAAGATTTAAAACAAAATAATATCAATTCACTTGTAATTACAGATAAAAAATATAAAAATATATTAAAATACCCTTATACTAATATTTTTATTGATGATTATTATATCGCAAATAAAAATGCAAATATTAAACTAGTAAATTATATAAAACAAAATGGCATAGAAAATATAGTACATATTCCTAAGTATATTATTAAAGATGATTACTTGATTTCTAAGTATACTTTATATGATAAAAACAAAAAAACACTTGCTTATATTATAAATTTTATGGATTTAAAAAATATTGATTTACATCTTGTTGAGTCATTTAAAATTCAAACTATAATGACATTGATAATTGCTTTAATCATAATATTTTTCTCATTTTTAATTTATTTATATTCTAAACATTTAAAAGGTATTAAATTTCAAGAGCAAAAGAAACAATCAATTTTAGATTCTCAATCTAGTATTATTGTAATAACTAATGGAGATAAAATAATTGATATAAATAAAAAATTCTTTGAATTTTTTACTAAGACAAAGACTCTTGAAGATTTTAAAAAAATTCATACATGTATTTGTGATTTATTTATAGATATGAATGATGAATTATATATAATAAAAAAAGATTATAATGGGAATAATTGGGCTGAGTATGTTTTTGAAAACAAAGATAAAAATTTTAGAGTTGTAATGAAAAACTCTAAAGATGAATTAAGATATTTTTCTTTAAAAACTTCAAAAATCACTTCAGAGAATTATATTATTGCTACATTTACTGATATAACACAAGAAATTCTAAAAATACAAAAAGATAAAGAAAAAGATAGATTTCTTTATCAACAATCAAAAATTGCAGCTATTGCAGATACTTTAAAAAATATTGCTCATCAATGGAGACAACCACTAAGTATTATAAGTACAATTGCTAGTGGAATAAAACTACAAAAACAAATGAAGATCCTAAGTGATGAGGAGTTTAATAATTCTTGTGATTCAATAATTTATAATACAAAGAAACTTTCAAATACTATTGAAAATTTTACAACTTTTTTTAATAAAGATGACAATATAAATAATATTTCGATGGTGGAATCAATAAACGATACAATTAATTTTCTTGATTCAATATTTAAAGAAAATAATATCATTTGTACTTTTACTTATGATAATGATTTTTTACTAAATTGTAGTAAAAATGATTTTGGACAAGCAATATTTAATATTATAGATAATTCAGTTTATGCACTTAAAAATAAAAAAGATCCAAAAAATAGATTTATTATTATTGAATTAAAAAATAAAATTTTACAAATAAAAGATTCAGCAGAAGGTATCGAAGAAAAAAATATTGAAAAAATATTCCTGCCATATTTTACTACAAAACACCAATCTTTTGGTGTAGGACTTGGTCTTTATATAGTTCATGAACTTTTTGTAAATCATATGTCTTATAAAGTTTATGTAAAAAATGACACTTTTACACTTAAAAATAAAAAATATAAAGGTGCTAACTTTATTATAGATTTTAATTAAAGTTCTATTTTGAAAATATTCGCTACAATGGCGCATATTATACAAAGGAAATCTATGCAGGATCTTAATATTTTTGATATAGTA from Poseidonibacter antarcticus encodes the following:
- a CDS encoding ATP-binding protein, giving the protein MNSKKDISIIILLFLILTTSIVFSSYYYILNKQEDLLKSVYNSVHSNITKITQNLIIDKQNTTLAIALALAKDDNLYNFMQKKDYKKLDYEKLINQIKEYSKYQDVWIQVVDKNAKSIYRSWTDKKGDNLLFREDLRKTLKNKKISTSISVALFGLTLKARTPIYDYSHNFLGALEIITHFNSITKDLKQNNINSLVITDKKYKNILKYPYTNIFIDDYYIANKNANIKLVNYIKQNGIENIVHIPKYIIKDDYLISKYTLYDKNKKTLAYIINFMDLKNIDLHLVESFKIQTIMTLIIALIIIFFSFLIYLYSKHLKGIKFQEQKKQSILDSQSSIIVITNGDKIIDINKKFFEFFTKTKTLEDFKKIHTCICDLFIDMNDELYIIKKDYNGNNWAEYVFENKDKNFRVVMKNSKDELRYFSLKTSKITSENYIIATFTDITQEILKIQKDKEKDRFLYQQSKIAAIADTLKNIAHQWRQPLSIISTIASGIKLQKQMKILSDEEFNNSCDSIIYNTKKLSNTIENFTTFFNKDDNINNISMVESINDTINFLDSIFKENNIICTFTYDNDFLLNCSKNDFGQAIFNIIDNSVYALKNKKDPKNRFIIIELKNKILQIKDSAEGIEEKNIEKIFLPYFTTKHQSFGVGLGLYIVHELFVNHMSYKVYVKNDTFTLKNKKYKGANFIIDFN